The Ensifer adhaerens genome contains a region encoding:
- a CDS encoding acyltransferase family protein — protein MTTIYGIQYLRAVAALGVVVFHAAERTGHHFAIGAAGVDIFFVISGFIMWVLSERRPMSPVSFLRDRVQRIAPVYWLATAVMVLGGLAGLFPNLVLTPGHVVASLVFVPMPSPSTGEVWPVLVQGWTLNYEMFFYAVFALTLLLPRSRRLLAITSCFLLLVGLGFAIDSNNALFATYTRPIILEFVAGMIIAALWLRGRVPGSNCGLLLVAIAISGLSALAVFRLPFDEFVLGPLAVILVVGTLAVEGRGWFRPRGLPMLLGDASYSIYLWHTFAISVVVKACAMAGVDPTPSAFVAVVAGTTLGVAAYLLLEKPLTRRLRSRIVTKPLQQAA, from the coding sequence TTGACCACAATCTACGGGATCCAGTACCTGCGTGCTGTAGCCGCGCTCGGCGTCGTCGTCTTTCATGCGGCCGAGCGCACCGGGCATCATTTCGCGATTGGCGCTGCCGGCGTCGATATCTTCTTTGTCATCAGCGGTTTCATCATGTGGGTGCTCAGCGAGCGTCGGCCGATGTCGCCGGTCTCTTTCCTGCGCGACCGCGTTCAAAGGATCGCGCCGGTCTATTGGTTGGCGACTGCCGTCATGGTTCTTGGCGGCCTTGCCGGGCTTTTCCCCAACCTCGTGCTCACCCCCGGCCATGTGGTGGCGTCGCTCGTGTTCGTCCCGATGCCATCCCCCAGCACCGGTGAGGTCTGGCCAGTGCTCGTCCAGGGCTGGACGCTGAACTACGAAATGTTCTTCTACGCCGTCTTCGCATTGACCCTGCTGCTGCCGCGCTCGCGGCGGCTGTTGGCGATCACCTCCTGCTTCCTGCTTTTGGTGGGGTTGGGCTTTGCTATCGACAGTAACAATGCGCTGTTTGCAACTTATACCCGGCCGATCATTCTCGAATTCGTGGCCGGTATGATCATTGCCGCGCTCTGGCTGCGGGGCAGGGTGCCGGGAAGCAATTGCGGCCTGTTGCTCGTCGCAATCGCGATTTCAGGCCTTTCGGCGCTAGCCGTGTTTCGGTTGCCTTTCGACGAGTTCGTGCTTGGGCCCTTGGCCGTCATCCTTGTCGTCGGCACCTTGGCCGTCGAAGGTCGTGGATGGTTCCGCCCGCGTGGACTGCCGATGCTTCTCGGCGATGCGTCCTATTCCATTTATCTCTGGCACACCTTCGCCATATCGGTTGTGGTGAAGGCCTGTGCCATGGCGGGTGTGGACCCCACCCCATCGGCGTTTGTCGCCGTCGTAGCGGGGACGACCTTGGGCGTCGCCGCCTATCTGCTTCTCGAAAAACCGCTGACGCGACGTTTGCGGTCTCGGATCGTAACGAAGCCACTGCAGCAGGCGGCTTAA
- the galE gene encoding UDP-glucose 4-epimerase GalE has protein sequence MESNKVLVVGGAGYIGSHTCLELANKGFEPVVYDNLSNGHEEFVKWGVLEKGDIRDRKRLDEVLARHKPRAILHFAAMIEVGESVKDPVSFYDNNVIGTLTLLSAALAAGVEAFVFSSTCATYGLPESVPIDEQHRQAPINPYGRTKWVCEQALKDYGQYKGLRSVILRYFNAAGADPEGRIGEWHEPETHAIPLAIDAALGRRQSFKIFGTDYDTRDGTCVRDYIHVLDLADAHVRAVEYLLAGGDSVELNLGTGTGTTVKELLTAIADVSGREFNIDLVERREGDSTTLVANNDKARDILGWVPQYDLQDITRTAWNWHSRRNQGA, from the coding sequence ATGGAAAGCAACAAAGTTCTCGTCGTCGGCGGTGCCGGCTATATCGGCTCGCACACCTGCCTCGAACTTGCCAACAAGGGGTTCGAACCCGTCGTCTACGACAACCTGTCGAACGGTCACGAGGAATTCGTCAAATGGGGCGTGCTCGAAAAGGGTGATATCCGCGACCGCAAGCGGCTCGACGAGGTGCTTGCCCGCCACAAGCCGCGCGCCATCCTGCATTTTGCGGCGATGATCGAAGTCGGTGAATCGGTCAAGGACCCGGTCTCCTTTTACGACAACAACGTGATTGGTACCCTGACCCTGCTTTCAGCAGCACTTGCCGCCGGTGTCGAGGCCTTCGTCTTTTCGTCGACGTGCGCCACCTACGGCCTGCCGGAAAGCGTGCCGATCGACGAACAGCACCGCCAAGCGCCAATCAACCCCTATGGCCGGACAAAATGGGTGTGCGAGCAGGCACTGAAGGACTATGGCCAGTACAAGGGCCTGCGTTCGGTGATCCTTCGCTACTTCAACGCGGCCGGCGCCGATCCGGAGGGCCGCATCGGCGAGTGGCATGAACCCGAGACGCACGCGATCCCGCTTGCTATCGACGCGGCCCTTGGCCGCCGCCAAAGTTTCAAGATCTTCGGCACGGACTACGACACGCGCGACGGAACCTGCGTGCGCGACTATATCCACGTGCTTGATCTGGCCGATGCGCATGTACGCGCCGTCGAATATCTGCTTGCCGGCGGTGACAGCGTCGAGCTCAATCTTGGCACTGGTACGGGCACGACCGTCAAGGAGCTTCTGACTGCGATCGCCGACGTCTCCGGCCGCGAGTTCAATATCGATTTGGTCGAACGTCGCGAGGGCGATTCCACCACCCTTGTCGCCAACAACGACAAGGCCCGCGACATTCTCGGCTGGGTTCCGCAATACGATCTGCAGGATATCACCCGGACGGCCTGGAACTGGCATTCGCGTCGTAACCAGGGCGCCTGA
- a CDS encoding TIGR04028 family ABC transporter substrate-binding protein yields MTTKLKRFALTLATLAATGLPHVGARAEGATEPVKGGTLVYLEQQAHTNLYPPAGGFYPNGGILNQITDKLTYQNPKTLEIEPWIAESWTVNAAATEYTFKIRPGVTFSDGTPLDAAAVAKNYDVFGLGNKALKHPVSEVINNYERSEVIDPLTVKFYFKKPSPGFLQGTSVIGSGLVAASTLALPFEELGDATRIIGSGPFVVESETIGKELSLKAREEYNWGPVKLAHQGRAYLDGITYIVTGEDSVRIGALLAGQADFIRQVQAYDESQVEAQDYQIYAPSTRGVNNSVVFRPDNPLVADVKVRQALLHATDAKEIVTTLFSANYPQATSIIASSALGYKDISAKLAFDPEKAKALLSEAGWSVGSNGLRQKDGKELVLTAYESLPQPQNKETLQLVAQQWGKVGVKLNVLAGDSGSRTVDDLDPLKTPVSPAMVGRADPDVIKSQYYPKNRDVLRQKGGLSDKVQSFVDDKLNGLLEALASEPDRAKRLAIAGEIQDYVVDQAYAIPIFEEPQAYAGAPYVQGVAFEAVGRPSFYSTWLAEH; encoded by the coding sequence ATGACGACGAAACTGAAACGGTTTGCGCTCACCCTCGCGACGCTCGCAGCGACTGGCCTGCCCCATGTCGGCGCTCGCGCCGAAGGCGCGACGGAGCCGGTCAAAGGCGGGACCCTGGTCTATCTGGAGCAGCAAGCCCACACCAATCTCTATCCCCCGGCAGGCGGCTTTTATCCGAACGGCGGTATCCTCAATCAGATCACCGACAAGCTGACCTATCAGAACCCGAAGACGCTTGAGATCGAACCGTGGATCGCCGAATCCTGGACGGTCAACGCGGCCGCGACCGAATACACGTTCAAGATCCGCCCCGGCGTCACCTTCTCCGATGGCACGCCTCTCGATGCGGCGGCTGTCGCCAAGAATTACGACGTCTTCGGTCTCGGCAACAAAGCGCTGAAGCACCCGGTTTCCGAGGTGATCAACAACTACGAGCGTAGCGAAGTCATCGACCCCTTGACGGTGAAATTCTACTTCAAGAAGCCGTCGCCGGGCTTCCTGCAGGGAACATCGGTTATCGGCTCCGGTCTGGTGGCGGCGAGCACACTCGCGCTCCCCTTCGAAGAGCTTGGCGATGCGACCAGGATCATCGGCTCCGGTCCTTTCGTGGTCGAGAGCGAGACGATCGGCAAGGAACTGAGTCTCAAGGCGCGCGAGGAATACAACTGGGGACCGGTGAAGCTCGCGCATCAGGGCCGCGCCTATCTCGACGGCATCACCTATATCGTCACCGGCGAAGACAGCGTGCGTATCGGCGCGCTGCTTGCCGGCCAGGCGGATTTCATCCGCCAGGTCCAGGCCTATGACGAGAGCCAGGTCGAGGCGCAGGACTACCAGATCTATGCACCATCGACACGCGGCGTGAACAACAGCGTCGTTTTCAGGCCTGACAATCCGCTCGTGGCCGACGTGAAGGTGCGCCAGGCACTGCTGCATGCAACCGACGCCAAAGAAATCGTCACGACGCTGTTTTCGGCCAACTACCCGCAGGCGACCTCGATCATCGCGTCCTCTGCGCTCGGCTACAAGGATATCTCGGCAAAGCTTGCCTTCGATCCGGAGAAAGCCAAGGCACTGCTTAGCGAGGCCGGGTGGTCAGTCGGTTCCAATGGCCTGCGCCAGAAGGACGGCAAGGAGCTTGTGTTGACGGCCTATGAATCCTTGCCGCAGCCACAGAACAAGGAGACGCTGCAGCTCGTTGCCCAGCAATGGGGCAAGGTGGGTGTAAAGCTCAATGTGCTCGCCGGGGATAGCGGCAGCAGGACTGTCGATGATCTCGATCCCTTGAAGACGCCGGTTTCGCCGGCGATGGTCGGCCGCGCCGATCCCGACGTGATCAAGAGCCAATACTATCCGAAGAACCGCGACGTGCTGCGCCAGAAGGGCGGGCTCAGCGATAAGGTCCAGAGCTTCGTCGACGACAAGCTGAACGGCCTGCTTGAGGCTCTGGCCTCCGAGCCGGACCGTGCGAAGCGCCTCGCCATCGCCGGCGAGATCCAGGACTACGTCGTCGACCAGGCGTATGCCATCCCGATTTTTGAAGAGCCGCAGGCTTACGCCGGCGCACCTTATGTCCAGGGCGTTGCCTTCGAGGCAGTCGGTCGCCCGAGCTTCTACAGCACCTGGCTCGCCGAGCATTGA
- a CDS encoding ABC transporter permease, which produces MSAYLLNRVGQALFVLWAAFTISFVLLQAMPGDAILIKFQNPDLGLTAQQVAEIRSSYAADSPVLVQYVQTIGKFLTGNFGYSVQAGVPVSTLLAAHLPATLKLATLGFLLASVLAVVIAFLSSLTPFTWLRGALQSVPSLFISIPTFWLGIMLIQIFSFRLKLVPVINPGPWQELILPVVTLAVPISAPLAQVLVRTIDEVMTRPFVGVARAKGANRHWILWRHVAKNALLPTLTIAGVLFGELIAGAVVTETVFGLNGIGGLTERAVGSQDAAVLQAIVVLSALAFVIINLAVDLLYPVLDPRLRTKVGVAA; this is translated from the coding sequence ATGTCCGCCTATTTGCTTAATCGCGTCGGACAGGCGCTCTTCGTCCTGTGGGCCGCATTCACGATCTCCTTCGTGTTGCTGCAGGCGATGCCCGGCGACGCGATCCTCATCAAGTTCCAAAACCCCGATCTCGGACTGACGGCGCAACAGGTTGCCGAGATCCGTTCATCCTATGCCGCCGATAGCCCCGTTCTCGTTCAGTACGTGCAGACGATTGGCAAATTCCTGACCGGCAACTTCGGATACTCCGTTCAGGCCGGCGTTCCGGTCAGCACCCTGCTTGCAGCCCATCTGCCGGCAACCTTGAAGCTTGCCACGCTTGGCTTCCTGCTCGCCTCCGTGCTGGCGGTCGTGATCGCATTCCTCTCCAGCCTGACGCCGTTCACCTGGCTGCGCGGCGCGCTGCAATCCGTCCCTTCTCTCTTCATCTCGATCCCCACCTTCTGGCTTGGGATCATGTTGATCCAGATCTTTTCCTTCCGCTTGAAGCTCGTTCCGGTCATCAATCCCGGGCCCTGGCAGGAACTGATCCTGCCCGTCGTCACGCTCGCGGTGCCAATTTCTGCACCACTCGCCCAGGTACTTGTTCGCACTATCGACGAGGTGATGACGCGGCCCTTCGTCGGCGTCGCTCGCGCCAAGGGTGCCAATCGCCATTGGATCCTCTGGCGGCATGTGGCGAAGAATGCGCTCCTTCCGACACTAACCATTGCGGGCGTGCTTTTCGGTGAACTGATCGCCGGGGCCGTGGTGACGGAAACCGTCTTCGGACTCAACGGCATCGGTGGCCTCACCGAGCGCGCCGTCGGCAGCCAGGATGCTGCCGTCCTTCAGGCCATCGTCGTTCTCTCGGCGCTCGCCTTCGTGATCATCAATCTCGCTGTGGATCTGCTCTATCCCGTGCTCGATCCGCGCCTCAGGACAAAAGTCGGAGTTGCCGCATGA
- a CDS encoding ABC transporter permease: protein MTTFDTLRDDIAADARRQTQGLHSRTIAALRRVPPGLALSWLILATVFFWAVAPSLFTGYNPLEGVGGAQLKRPNAEHLLGTDALGRDLYARIVHGAVHSLTGAFVAVGLGLVVGTGLGVVAGSVRRRFDDAIMRLVDVFLSVPPLLLSLSIIILLGFGTVNAAIAVGVTSVAGFARLARAEVVRVRRSDYVEAAFGSGGTFASVLWRHILPNSLTSVLAFASLQFGSAVLQISTLGFLGYGAPPPTPEWGLLIAEGRNYISTAWWLTTAPGVVVVLVVLAANRVSQSFGKAAA from the coding sequence ATGACCACCTTCGATACGCTTCGCGACGACATTGCTGCGGATGCAAGGCGGCAGACCCAAGGACTGCACTCTCGCACGATCGCCGCACTGCGCCGCGTGCCTCCGGGGCTGGCCCTTTCCTGGCTCATCCTGGCGACGGTTTTCTTCTGGGCGGTCGCTCCGTCGCTCTTTACAGGCTACAACCCGCTCGAAGGTGTGGGCGGCGCGCAGTTGAAGCGCCCCAATGCCGAACATCTGCTCGGGACCGATGCTCTTGGACGTGACCTCTACGCGCGCATCGTCCATGGTGCCGTACATTCGCTGACGGGTGCCTTCGTGGCCGTTGGGCTCGGCCTTGTCGTCGGCACCGGGCTCGGTGTGGTTGCTGGCTCCGTGCGGCGGCGTTTTGACGATGCGATCATGCGACTTGTCGATGTCTTCCTGTCGGTCCCGCCGTTGCTGCTTTCGCTCAGCATTATCATCCTGCTCGGCTTCGGCACGGTGAATGCGGCTATTGCCGTCGGGGTCACCTCGGTCGCGGGTTTCGCCAGATTGGCCCGGGCCGAAGTCGTGCGCGTGCGGCGCAGCGACTATGTCGAGGCAGCCTTCGGCAGTGGCGGCACCTTTGCATCGGTGCTCTGGCGCCACATTCTGCCGAACTCGCTCACGTCGGTTCTCGCTTTCGCATCGCTGCAGTTCGGCTCGGCCGTGCTGCAAATCTCGACACTCGGATTTCTCGGCTATGGCGCGCCACCGCCGACCCCCGAATGGGGTCTGTTGATCGCAGAGGGCCGGAACTACATTTCGACGGCCTGGTGGCTGACCACCGCGCCCGGCGTCGTGGTGGTCCTCGTCGTCTTGGCTGCCAACCGGGTCAGCCAGTCCTTTGGAAAGGCCGCAGCATGA
- a CDS encoding dipeptide ABC transporter ATP-binding protein codes for MTVIPQQVPPVLEVDGLCIAYGDGTAERRAVHDVTFSINPGEVVALVGESGSGKTTTAQSIIGLLAANGRLERGSIKLNGTDIARWTDRQLETVRGARISLVPQDPGNSLNPVKTIGAQVGEIFRIHGALRPDEIDDRVISLLTRVGLSEPALRARQYPHELSGGMRQRVLIAIAIALRPQLIIADEPTSALDVTVQRRILDLIDELRAEYGTAVLLVTHDLGVAADRADRIVVLQNGRIQEQGTASVVLAAPRSPYTRQLLAAAPSFAGPVPRSAPKARSGAAGIHDDIVVVDGLVREFAGEGKSRFRAVDDLSFRVRRGSTHAIVGESGSGKTTTIRSIVGFDKPTAGRIEIDGTDLSRLVGEELRQFRRKIQLVYQNPYGSLDPRQSILQIVAEPLLNFDRLKRTDREEKARAILSRVGLPEDAFARRPHALSGGQRQRVAIARALVLDPQVVVLDEAVSALDVSVQARILALLQELQSDLGLTYLFVSHDLAVVRQISDTVSVLKDGQIVDGGAVSEVFEHPSSDYTRELISAIPGQSRRAAA; via the coding sequence ATGACCGTGATCCCTCAGCAGGTGCCGCCCGTCCTCGAAGTCGACGGTCTATGCATCGCCTATGGCGATGGAACTGCGGAACGACGGGCCGTCCACGATGTTACCTTCAGCATCAACCCGGGTGAAGTCGTTGCCCTTGTCGGCGAATCCGGTTCTGGCAAGACCACTACGGCGCAGTCAATCATCGGGCTCCTTGCCGCGAACGGTCGCTTGGAACGCGGTAGTATCAAGCTCAACGGCACCGACATAGCCCGGTGGACCGATCGGCAACTGGAAACAGTACGTGGCGCCAGGATCAGCCTCGTGCCGCAGGATCCGGGAAACTCTCTCAATCCGGTCAAGACCATCGGCGCGCAGGTGGGCGAGATTTTCCGGATTCACGGGGCGCTGCGGCCAGATGAAATCGACGACCGCGTCATCTCGCTCCTCACCCGCGTGGGCCTGAGCGAGCCGGCATTGCGGGCGCGGCAGTATCCACACGAACTATCGGGCGGCATGCGCCAGCGCGTGTTGATCGCGATCGCCATCGCCTTGAGACCGCAATTGATCATCGCCGATGAGCCGACAAGCGCGCTGGATGTCACTGTCCAGAGGCGAATACTCGATCTGATCGATGAACTGCGAGCCGAGTATGGCACCGCGGTTCTGCTCGTGACCCACGACCTTGGCGTTGCGGCCGACCGCGCTGACCGGATCGTCGTTCTCCAGAACGGGCGCATTCAGGAGCAAGGCACAGCCAGCGTCGTTCTCGCAGCCCCGCGCAGCCCTTACACACGGCAACTGCTTGCGGCCGCACCGTCTTTTGCGGGACCTGTCCCCAGGTCCGCGCCGAAGGCCCGTTCGGGCGCGGCGGGCATTCACGACGATATCGTCGTCGTGGACGGTCTTGTTCGAGAATTTGCGGGTGAGGGCAAAAGCCGGTTCCGCGCAGTCGACGATCTGAGCTTTCGTGTCCGTCGCGGGTCGACCCATGCGATCGTCGGAGAGTCCGGTTCAGGAAAGACGACGACCATCAGAAGTATCGTTGGCTTCGACAAACCGACCGCAGGACGGATCGAAATCGACGGTACGGATCTTTCACGCCTTGTCGGAGAGGAGCTCCGGCAATTTCGACGCAAGATCCAGCTCGTCTATCAAAACCCCTACGGATCGCTCGATCCGCGCCAAAGCATCCTGCAAATCGTGGCGGAGCCACTGCTTAATTTCGACCGGCTGAAGCGCACCGATCGCGAAGAGAAGGCAAGGGCGATTCTCTCCCGGGTCGGATTGCCCGAAGACGCGTTTGCACGACGGCCGCACGCGCTTTCCGGTGGTCAGCGTCAGCGGGTCGCCATCGCCAGGGCGCTTGTGCTCGATCCTCAAGTGGTGGTGCTGGACGAGGCCGTGTCCGCTCTCGATGTAAGCGTCCAGGCGCGCATTCTCGCCCTGCTCCAGGAGTTGCAGAGCGATCTCGGCCTTACCTACCTCTTTGTGTCCCACGATCTCGCCGTGGTGCGCCAGATATCCGACACCGTCTCCGTTCTGAAGGATGGACAGATCGTCGACGGTGGTGCGGTTTCAGAGGTCTTCGAACATCCAAGCAGCGACTACACCCGTGAACTGATCAGCGCCATTCCCGGGCAAAGTCGCCGGGCCGCAGCCTGA
- a CDS encoding putative FMN-dependent luciferase-like monooxygenase yields MTETTPRKRLGFFTRLLDDVPAGTRYYYAKEQIVTAERFGFDTAWVAQHHFHADEGGLPAPLVFLAHVAAETTRIRLGTGVITLPLENPIRVAEDAAVFDLLSGGRLDVGFGTGGTPSSFTAFGLESAERGAVFARHLQTVLDAWAGRALGGGDRLYPAAPQLLDRIWQATFSVAGGERAGRAGDGLMLSRTQPRPQDNPNATLAELQNPIIDAYLHALPAGRAPRILGSRSLFVADSRAEALRLAEIGLNRGAERLIAAGHKVAGNSLADLIAAFDVHVGSVDDVIESLSRDETLERVTDLVFQVHSVDPPHPLILRSIELIATKVAPALGWAPQEKFHARRFGAVG; encoded by the coding sequence ATGACAGAGACGACCCCACGCAAGCGCCTTGGCTTTTTCACGCGCCTGCTCGACGACGTTCCCGCCGGCACCCGCTATTACTACGCCAAGGAGCAGATCGTGACGGCCGAGCGCTTCGGCTTTGATACCGCTTGGGTGGCGCAACATCATTTCCACGCCGATGAGGGCGGCTTGCCGGCGCCGCTGGTCTTCCTCGCTCATGTGGCTGCAGAGACGACGCGCATCCGCCTCGGCACGGGCGTTATCACCTTGCCGCTCGAAAACCCGATCCGGGTGGCGGAAGATGCAGCGGTTTTCGATCTGCTTTCCGGGGGCCGGCTCGACGTCGGCTTCGGAACAGGTGGAACGCCGTCGTCCTTCACGGCCTTCGGCCTTGAAAGCGCGGAGCGTGGTGCGGTTTTCGCTCGGCATCTGCAAACCGTACTTGATGCCTGGGCCGGTCGCGCGCTTGGCGGCGGGGATCGTCTCTATCCCGCAGCGCCGCAACTGCTCGATCGCATCTGGCAAGCGACCTTTTCCGTCGCCGGCGGCGAGCGCGCCGGTCGCGCTGGCGACGGCCTGATGCTTTCACGCACGCAGCCACGGCCACAGGACAACCCGAACGCCACTTTGGCAGAACTGCAGAACCCGATCATCGACGCCTATCTGCACGCGCTTCCCGCCGGTCGCGCGCCCCGCATTCTCGGCTCCCGCAGCCTTTTTGTCGCCGATAGCCGTGCGGAAGCGTTGCGTCTGGCAGAGATTGGCCTGAACCGCGGCGCAGAACGCTTGATTGCCGCTGGACACAAGGTAGCCGGCAACTCCCTTGCCGATCTGATCGCCGCATTCGACGTCCATGTCGGATCAGTGGACGATGTCATCGAAAGCCTCAGCCGCGACGAAACGCTCGAGCGTGTGACCGACCTTGTGTTCCAGGTTCACTCCGTTGATCCGCCGCACCCATTGATCCTGCGTTCGATCGAGTTGATCGCAACCAAGGTGGCGCCGGCGCTCGGCTGGGCGCCGCAAGAGAAGTTCCACGCGCGCCGCTTTGGTGCCGTTGGCTGA
- a CDS encoding CMD domain protein, which translates to MTQVQPDIIDLLAGITPGSNLDRIRAQRPETREQAQQSYLALFQPRTVDEVSLVERQAIAGFVAGLHRQPDIYEFYVNPLEEGAAGRWLVEILKAEIGAGQATGPYGNYPEGPLSGENKAGLLYRVSETNRDVLGEKLSAAFEHAHLLVFRLRDASPQALQVLLDAGWTTDGIVTLSQLVSFVAFQIRVIAGLSLLSAVSKRAAA; encoded by the coding sequence ATGACCCAAGTGCAGCCAGACATTATCGATCTGCTCGCCGGCATCACGCCGGGATCGAACCTTGACCGCATACGCGCTCAGCGACCGGAGACGCGTGAACAGGCGCAGCAGAGCTACCTTGCCCTGTTTCAACCCAGGACTGTCGACGAAGTCTCCCTGGTCGAGCGGCAGGCGATCGCAGGTTTCGTCGCCGGACTGCACCGCCAGCCGGATATCTACGAATTCTACGTCAACCCGCTCGAGGAAGGTGCTGCGGGCCGTTGGCTTGTCGAAATATTGAAGGCCGAGATTGGGGCAGGTCAAGCCACAGGTCCCTATGGCAACTATCCCGAGGGGCCACTGAGCGGCGAGAACAAAGCAGGTCTGCTTTACCGTGTCTCGGAGACAAACCGTGACGTGCTGGGCGAAAAGCTCTCTGCCGCGTTTGAACATGCGCATCTGCTCGTTTTCCGGCTACGCGACGCCAGTCCGCAAGCGTTACAGGTGCTGCTCGATGCCGGCTGGACGACGGACGGCATCGTCACGCTGTCGCAACTCGTATCGTTTGTCGCGTTCCAGATCCGGGTGATCGCCGGGCTCAGCCTGCTTTCCGCCGTATCGAAGCGTGCAGCCGCATAG
- a CDS encoding alkylhydroperoxidase domain protein, which yields MTELAIIPGVENPPVTFTQAEIGWTPWLQPLAEDDLTERHLHGLVEAARAKSPYFRLLVRNPEVLGARTKTDKDIFYNTRTGLPRAERELAATAASRSNGCIFCASVHSRFASHHSKRGDDVQKLLDEGVGADLGERWNAIVAASVALTATPPAFGDEHIARLAAAGLEELEIADVIHGAAFFNWANRLMLSLGEPTPAN from the coding sequence ATGACCGAACTTGCCATCATCCCGGGTGTAGAAAATCCTCCCGTAACATTCACTCAGGCCGAGATTGGCTGGACACCGTGGCTCCAACCCTTGGCGGAGGACGATCTGACCGAGCGACATCTCCACGGCCTTGTCGAGGCGGCGCGCGCCAAGTCTCCCTATTTTCGTCTGCTGGTACGCAATCCGGAAGTGCTGGGGGCACGCACGAAGACGGACAAGGACATCTTCTACAATACCCGCACGGGCCTGCCGCGGGCCGAACGCGAACTTGCGGCCACGGCCGCCTCGCGTTCCAACGGCTGCATCTTCTGCGCCTCCGTCCATTCGCGTTTCGCGTCTCACCATTCGAAACGTGGCGACGATGTGCAGAAGCTGCTGGATGAGGGTGTCGGCGCTGATCTTGGCGAACGCTGGAATGCGATTGTTGCTGCTTCCGTCGCGCTGACTGCGACGCCTCCGGCCTTCGGCGATGAGCATATCGCACGGCTGGCTGCGGCAGGCCTTGAGGAGTTGGAAATCGCCGATGTGATCCACGGCGCCGCCTTCTTCAACTGGGCGAACCGTCTGATGCTTTCACTGGGCGAGCCGACACCAGCCAATTGA
- a CDS encoding DUF983 domain-containing protein — protein MSSDHEWPPIPPMQTGLRGRCPRCGQGHLFEGFLKMRKECEVCGLDYSFADPADGPAFFVICFACVPSVLLGVWLEVQYSAPLWVHLLVTGPFMLLTCIPPLRPLKGWLVSSQFFYKAEEGKVVRRGAETPVATPR, from the coding sequence ATGTCTTCGGATCACGAGTGGCCACCCATCCCGCCCATGCAGACCGGTCTGCGCGGCCGTTGCCCGCGCTGCGGACAAGGACACCTTTTCGAAGGGTTCCTGAAGATGCGCAAGGAGTGCGAAGTCTGCGGTCTCGACTATTCTTTCGCGGACCCGGCCGACGGCCCCGCCTTCTTCGTCATCTGTTTCGCCTGTGTGCCAAGCGTGCTTCTCGGCGTCTGGCTCGAGGTTCAGTATAGCGCTCCGCTTTGGGTGCACTTGCTGGTCACCGGCCCGTTCATGCTGCTGACATGCATTCCACCGCTTCGACCTTTGAAGGGATGGCTTGTCTCAAGCCAGTTCTTCTACAAGGCCGAAGAGGGCAAGGTCGTCAGGCGCGGCGCGGAGACGCCGGTTGCGACACCCCGGTAG